TTGTAATCAAGGCTCGAGACCGGATCATCAATCCAAATTATCAGCTCTTTGTTTTTTGTTTCGATATCCTCAAGCCGTGCTATAAAATAGCAAAAGGCTACCAAACTGCATTCACCCTCACTGAGGTTATGAGCTTCCTCCTCACCTCGTAAAATCTTGAAGGTTACACCGACTTCATCCTCACCTTCAACGGCGGCCAAGCGAAGGCCCTTGTGTCCGAAATAATGATTCAGATATTTGTTGACCTTTTCGGCGCCTTGGCTTTCATCCTTCATACTTGCTTTAAGTTCAGTGATCTTTTTCTCTAGTTCTTTGATTTTATCGGCTGTTTCTCCTTTATCCTTTAGCTTGGCAGCTTCTTCATCAGCTAGTTTGCTGATTTTATTTTGTTCGCTAGCGTGATCGATATCCCTTATAAACGTGCCAACCTCATTTAAGCGCAACTCTTCCCTAGCCTTTCTCTGGTCATCGATCAGGGATGTTGATTTTTCATTATGCTTATCTATCAATTTATTTATTTCATCTATGCACTCATTAATTGAAGAGGAATTGTCGGTAAGGAGCACTATTTTCTTTGTTTGGAAAATATTTTTTATCCTATCCTCCACGTCTGCAATCAAGCTGTCCAAAATATCTAAATACTTTTTTATCTCTTTTCCTAGGATCTTGTTTTGTGATTTTAATTTTGTTTGATAGGTGGAGTAGAAGTCTTCCTCTTTGATAGAGGTGATGTTTTTGGTGGCTTCTTTCTCTTCATTTATAGCCACGATAAGGGATTTGATATTTTGACGAAGGATTTCCGATTCCTTACTGAAGTGAGCATCTAGTTTGTCCCATAGGTCTTCAGGAAGAACGGCGCCACAAAATGCGCATTTGGTCCTTTTGTTTTTGTGGTGCTCAATACCATCCCGGACCCATTCTTGTAATAGATGGTTGTTTAACAGTTCTTGGATTGATTTAGTCGGTTTGATCTCCATGGCAAGGAGCTGTTCGGCTTTTTCATACAGTGAGATGAAGGAGGCGTTGAATTTGGATATTGGTGAAATATTGTCCTTGCTCTCCTCTTTTAGGAGTTTTTTTCTAGATTCAACTTCGTCCTGTTCTAACAATTGAATTTTATTTCTGACTATCCTTTCAATGTCGGCTTTGATCTTGGTTATGGTATAATTGACGTCATTGTATATCGGATTTGTCTTTATGCTTTGGTTCGCTTTGATTCGGAGCTTATTATCAAGAGCCGATTCGGCCGAGTCCTTTTCAGACTTTTTTATTACATAAGCATCTGTTTTGTTTTTCAACTCGAACTTAAGACCAGTTTCTTCTGTTTCGCTTCCTAATATTTTTTCTTTTTCGGCAATCTCATTTTCAATTGCAACGTTGGATTCGCCAAGTATCGCAAAAGGCTTTATCGTGCCGTCTTCATCAGTCAGTAATCTTAAATTCTCACCGATATAATCCCTATTATACACCCGAATGGCATA
This sequence is a window from Syntrophorhabdaceae bacterium. Protein-coding genes within it:
- a CDS encoding AAA family ATPase, with amino-acid sequence MFTKIIKIDKYAVFNNFDWNATVRDKENNVVEFKNINIIYGRNYSGKTTISRIFRSLEKGELNEKYPNATFELEHTGADRMCHLDVANCSYAIRVYNRDYIGENLRLLTDEDGTIKPFAILGESNVAIENEIAEKEKILGSETEETGLKFELKNKTDAYVIKKSEKDSAESALDNKLRIKANQSIKTNPIYNDVNYTITKIKADIERIVRNKIQLLEQDEVESRKKLLKEESKDNISPISKFNASFISLYEKAEQLLAMEIKPTKSIQELLNNHLLQEWVRDGIEHHKNKRTKCAFCGAVLPEDLWDKLDAHFSKESEILRQNIKSLIVAINEEKEATKNITSIKEEDFYSTYQTKLKSQNKILGKEIKKYLDILDSLIADVEDRIKNIFQTKKIVLLTDNSSSINECIDEINKLIDKHNEKSTSLIDDQRKAREELRLNEVGTFIRDIDHASEQNKISKLADEEAAKLKDKGETADKIKELEKKITELKASMKDESQGAEKVNKYLNHYFGHKGLRLAAVEGEDEVGVTFKILRGEEEAHNLSEGECSLVAFCYFIARLEDIETKNKELIIWIDDPVSSLDYNHIFFIFSLIESVLARPYKKDDGSNGYHYKQLFISTHNLDFLKYLKRLSRARKKEESRYFLIDKISEKESKIRVMPDYLKNYITEFNYLFHQIYKCTQVENANEEHECFYNFGNNLRKFLEAYLFYKYPVQQDIKEKLSLFFKEDQAAIDLTNRMDNELSHLEEIFDRSMRPVEIPEIPKLANYVLDKMQEKDRAQYDALLKSIGEL